A genomic segment from Spinacia oleracea cultivar Varoflay chromosome 3, BTI_SOV_V1, whole genome shotgun sequence encodes:
- the LOC110804309 gene encoding LOW QUALITY PROTEIN: cytosolic sulfotransferase 13-like (The sequence of the model RefSeq protein was modified relative to this genomic sequence to represent the inferred CDS: inserted 2 bases in 1 codon; substituted 1 base at 1 genomic stop codon), whose product MTDSEHTNTKTDQDQLENEIKELKLSLPKTTWFEHSQLLYHHGFWCPDFLLEGVVTFQNHFQPQDSDIILATSPKTGTTWLKSLLFSIINRTKLSSDISQHPLQTKNPHELVLYLEFHKPDLAGDVPSARPVFKGVQTVLPHMAPYFIRAPSPRKPTLHSTSENCKTALPGVVPRLFATHLPYLSLPDSMKTSKSRIVYISRNPLDTFISLWHFYLQXLKNXYKSIEPNMELMEECLGKFCKGESSFGPYDDHLLGYWNESKKNPQKVLFIEYEGLKKESKAHLKKLAEFVGCPFSEEEEKGNVVIDEILKLCSFESLKEMEVNKSGKHTPLIENKSYFRKGEVGDWTNYLTPLMAKQFDQMLGKFENVGFSFAYYQIKL is encoded by the exons ATGACAGACTCAGAACACACAAACACAAAAACTGATCAAGATCAATTGGAAAATGAAATCAAAGAGCTAAAACTCTCCCTCCCAAAAACAACATGGTTTGAACATTCACAACTTCTTTATCATCATGGTTTTTGGTGCCCAGATTTCTTATTAGAGGGCGTTGTCACTTTCCAAAACCACTTTCAACCTCAAGATAGTGATATCATTTTAGCCACCTCTCCCAAAACTGGCACTACATGGTTAAAATCTCTCCTTTTTTCCATAATAAATCGTACAAAATTATCCAGCGATATTTCTCAACACCCTCTTCAAACCAAAAATCCTCATGAGCTTGTTCTCTACTTAGAGTTCCATAAGCCGGACTTGGCGGGTGATGTACCTAGCGCCAGACCCGTCTTCAAGGGAGTGCAAACAGTCCTACCGCACATGGCCCCTTACTTTATTAGGGCCCCATCACCAAGAAAGCCCACTCTACACAG TACCTCAGAAAATTGTAAGACGGCCCTGCCCGGCGTCGTACCACGGCTCTTCGCTACACACTTGCCATATCTCTCATTGCCAGACTCAATGAAAACCTCGAAATCTCGAATTGTTTACATTTCTCGAAACCCTTTGGATACTTTCATTTCACTTTGGCATTTCTACCTGCA TTTGAAGAATTAATATAAAAGCATTGAGCCAAATATGGAATTGATGGAGGAATGCTTAGGAAAGTTTTGCAAAGGGGAATCTTCATTTGGTCCTTATGATGATCACTTGTTAGGTTATTGGAATGAGAGCAAGAAAAACCCACAAAAGGTGTTGTTCATAGAATATGAAGGATTGAAGAAGGAATCAAAAGCGCATTTGAAAAAGTTGGCTGAGTTTGTTGGTTGTCCGTTTTCGGAGGAAGAGGAGAAAGGAAATGTTGTTATAGATGAGATTTTAAAGCTTTGTAGTTTTGAAAGTTTGAAGGAAATGGAGGTTAATAAGAGTGGCAAACATACTCCCTTAATTGAGAATAAGTCTTACTTTAGGAAAGGGGAAGTTGGAGATTGGACTAATTATTTGACTCCTTTAATGGCTAAACAATTTGATCAAATGCTAGGAAAATTTGAAAATGTTGGTTTTTCTTTTGCATACTATCAAATCAAATTGTAA